In a single window of the Chaetodon trifascialis isolate fChaTrf1 chromosome 19, fChaTrf1.hap1, whole genome shotgun sequence genome:
- the ism2b gene encoding isthmin-2 — MRQEVAWRFQMLLMIWSILVVSLGTGFPTRHKNVGHKAHGHSVHSSGVQYVPEALEQQNQVQSLLPEPHSHQRRWSHPQHRSVGVLPQPEPEEETKPFILDLKNFPDLANADINSQNPNIQVTIEVVDDPQMEVEMDLAKEKDWLPSSSSSPSSTVDWLGGKKLFWPLFWSYTDADSSEDSNSRSGVEETGEEEEEEDYSLDYGSEEPLPSGVGGDWDTRWNEGWDPMQGYYETETDEWTPWSPCSVTCGHGERKRTKSCGYSCTLTEASKCDLEPCPGDVNTVVEPFPFEMENGTEPFGADVDSCEKWLNCKSDFLQRYLHQVLSELPSCPCSYPTEVAYTVVSVYDENHGRQFRWRDASGPKERLDIYKPSARSCIRSALSSDSSTLAAQHCCYGDRGRLITRGKGAGTPNLISTEFSPELHFKVDVLPWILCKGDWSRFHAVRPPNNGLSCPENPHEDVFMDELEEAREY; from the exons GCTCATGGCCACTCAGTTCACAGCAGTGGGGTCCAGTATGTCCCTGAGGCTTTGGAGCAGCAGAACCAGGTCCAGAGTCTTCTGCCTGAGCCCCACAGCCACCAGAGAAGGTGGTCCCACCCCCAGCACCGCTCGGTTGGTGTTCTTCCACAGCCCGAGCCCGAGGAGGAGACTAAACCCTTCATCCTGGATCTCAAGAACTTTCCAGACTTGGCCAATGCTGACATCAACTCACAGAACCCCAACATACAG GTAACCATTGAGGTAGTGGACGACCCCCAGATGGAGGTAGAGATGGACTTGGCCAAGGAAAAAGACTGGctaccttcctcctcctcctccccctcatccaCAGTAGATTGGCTCGGAGGCAAGAAGCTTTTCTGGCCCCTTTTCTGGAGTTACACCGACGCCGATTCCAGCGAGGACAGCAACAGCCGGTCAGGCGTGGAGGAAACtggcgaggaagaggaggaggaggattacTCCCTGGATTACGGCAGTGAGGAGCCCTTACCCAGTGGAGTGGGCGGAGACTGGGATACTCGTTGGAACGAAGGCTGGGATCCAATGCAGGGCTACTATG agacggagacagatgAGTGGACACCCTGGTCTCCCTGTTCAGTGACCTGTGGACAcggtgagaggaagaggaccaAGTCCTGTGGGTACTCCTGCACTCTGACAGAGGCCTCTAAGTGTGACCTGGAGCCTTGTCCAG GTGATGTTAACACTGTGGTGGAGCCTTTCCCTTTTGAGATGGAGAATGGCACAGAACCATTTGGAGCAG ATGTGGACAGCTGTGAGAAGTGGCTAAACTGTAAGAGTGACTTCCTGCAGAGGTACCTCCACCAGGTCTTGTCTGAGTTGCCCAGCTGCCCCTGCTCCTACCCCACTGAAGTGGCATACACTGTGGTCAGTGTCTATGATGAGAACCATGGCCGGCAGTTCCGCTGGCGTGATGCCAGCGGCCCCAAGGAGCGCCTGGACATCTACAAGCCTTCGGCACGTAGCTGCATCCGCTCAGCACTTTCGAGCGACTCATCTACTCTTGCAGCGCAGCACTGTTGTTATGGCGATCGTGGGCGGCTGATCACACGGGGGAAAGGCGCAGGCACGCCTAACCTGATCAGCACTGAGTTCTCACCTGAGCTGCACTTCAAAGTGGATGTGCTGCCTTGGATCCTGTGCAAGGGAGACTGGAGTCGCTTCCATGCGGTGCGACCACCCAATAATGGATTGAGCTGTCCAGAAAACCCCCATGAAGATGTGTTCATGGATGAACTGGAAGAGGCCAGGGAGTACTGA